A genomic region of Zalophus californianus isolate mZalCal1 chromosome 1, mZalCal1.pri.v2, whole genome shotgun sequence contains the following coding sequences:
- the CMTM6 gene encoding CKLF-like MARVEL transmembrane domain-containing protein 6: MENGAVYGPTTEEDPGPGRGARRGLASCFSLGRLQLRRLVLKVLQLLLSLLAFVCEEVVSQCTLCGGLYFFEFVSCSAFLLSLLILIVYCTPVYEQVDSTKVKQSDFYITMGTGCVFLLASIIFVSTHDRTKAEIAATVFGFLASIMFLSDVVIMFSERRQESQMRKPEATRRAGALTEPLNA, translated from the exons ATGGAGAATGGAGCGGTGTACGGCCCCACCACGGAGGAGGACCCGGGCCCAGGCAGGGGCGCCCGGAGAGGCCTcgcctcctgcttctccctcggccggCTTCAGTTGCGTCGGCTCGTGCTCAAAGTCTTGCAGCTC TTGCTGTCCCTGCTGGCCTTTGTCTGCGAGGAAGTCGTGTCACAGTGTACACTGTGTGGAGGACTTTACTTTTTTGAATTCGTGAGCTGCAGTGCCTTTCTTCTGAGTCTCCTCATCCTGATTGTGTACTGCACTCCCGTTTATGAGCAAGTCGATTCTACCAAAGTCAAGCAGTCG GATTTTTATATTACTATGGGAACAGGATGCGTGTTCTTGTTGGCATCCATCATTTTCGTTTCCACACATGACAGGACCAAAGCTGAGATCGCTGCAACT gTGTTTGGATTTCTAGCAAGTATTATGTTCCTGTCTGACGTTGTCATTATGTTCTCTGAGAGACGACAGGAatcccagatgaggaaaccagaggCTACCAGGAGGGCAGGGGCCCTCACAGAACCCCTTAATGCTTAA